One window from the genome of Alnus glutinosa chromosome 13, dhAlnGlut1.1, whole genome shotgun sequence encodes:
- the LOC133853920 gene encoding putative B3 domain-containing protein At5g66980, whose protein sequence is MRKERGQNKEKALAPVHPPISGTLDRNAKNHNADSIPPAFIRHFNGAIPKKAILFDHTKKPWDVTLEQTEGRLCFKNGWQCFASDHSLELGDFLVFKYNRNSSFEVKIFSKYGCKKGETVAIDKTIPFVDLEQDSKPEETCRRPPTDVGKRKHSEMGIKKNEEPGSSIGGRLKSRRSVETNLEEQNIPKVGGFVAPKNPYFVVAFVKHMRYRLDVNRWVIKAFNIRLEENMVIRDQNRNQWPVKVRFRDDGRFALGRGWSDFRKENNLQVRDQCVFEFVLGRGNTCKEIHVQILRGNARLKNLPRHSDLQKNG, encoded by the exons ATGAGGAAAGAAAGAggccaaaacaaagaaaaag CTCTGGCTCCGGTACACCCTCCGATATCTGGTACGCTGGACAGGAATGCGAAGAATCACAATGCCGAT TCCATACCACCAGCTTTTATCAGGCACTTCAATGGAGCCATACCAAAGAAGGCCATTCTCTTTGATCATACTAAGAAGCCTTGGGATGTCACACTGGAGCAAACTGAAGGGCGCTTGTGTTTTAAGAATGGCTGGCAATGCTTTGCTAGTGATCACTCTCTGGAGCTCGGAGACTTTCTAGTTTTTAAATACAATAGAAATTCTTCGTTTGAAGTGAAAATATTCAGTAAATATGGATGCAAGAAGGGAGAAACTGTGGCTATTGATAAGACTATTCCATTTGTGGATTTGGAACAAGATTCTAAACCAGAGGAAACTTGCAGAAGACCCCCCACTGATGTTGGCAAGCGAAAGCATTCGGAAATGGGCATCAAGAAAAACGAAGAGCCAG GCTCATCTATAGGTGGTCGGCTTAAATCGAGAAGAAGTGTTGAAACAAATCTAGAAGAACAGAATATCCCAAAAGTTGGTGGATTTGTTGCACCAAAGAATCCATACTTTGTGGTGGCCTTTGTTAAACATATGCGGTATAGGTTG GATGTTAACAGATGGGTGATAAAGGCATTTAACATCAGATTGGAGGAAAACATGGTGATTCGTGATCAAAACAGAAATCAGTGGCCAGTGAAAGTGAGGTTCAGAGATGATGGCCGATTCGCTCTTGGCAGAGGATGGTCTGATTTCAGAAAGGAGAACAACTTACAAGTAAGAGACCAATGTGTGTTTGAGTTTGTCCTTGGAAGGGGAAATACATGCAAGGAAATTCATGTTCAAATTCTTCGTGGAAATGCAAGATTAAAGAACCTTCCTCGCCATTCGGATTTGCAGAAGAATGGATGA